In a genomic window of Parambassis ranga chromosome 24, fParRan2.1, whole genome shotgun sequence:
- the LOC114428508 gene encoding kinesin-like protein KIF13B isoform X1, whose product MDDNSLSHSNVKVAIRVRPMNRREKDLKTKCVVEMEGNQTVLHPAITNVNKGDPRNQPKVFAYDHCFWSMDESQKDKFAGQDVVFQCLGQSLLDNAFMGYNACIFAYGQTGSGKSYTMMGSAEQPGLIPRLCSSLFSRTVQEAREGESFTVEVSYMEIYNEKVRDLLDPKGSRQALRVREHKVLGPYVDGLSRLAVTSYKDIESLMSEGNKSRTVAATNMNEESSRSHAVFNIVLTHTLMDLRSGTSGEKVSKLGLVDLAGSERAAKTGAAGERLKEGSNINKSLSTLGLVISALADQGVGKNKSKFVPYRDSVLTWLLKDSLGGNSRTAMVATISPAADNYDETLSTLRYADRAKSIINHAVVNEDPNARIIRELREEVEKLREQLTEAESMKAPELKERLEESEKLIQEMTVTWEEKLRKTEDIAQERQKQLESLGISLQSSGIRLVDDKCFLVNLNADPALNELLVYYLKEHTRVGSANSQDIQLCGMAIQAEHCVIDVTENNSVVLTHHRNARTCVNGNPVTSPVQLHHGDRILWGNNHFFRINLPRHMVRVGGEEEEGGSAMKTYLSTDRLEVDFDASSDVSSELSFSYEFAQAEVMMKGMGNNDPLQAVLQTLERQHEEEKRCALERQRQMYEQELQQLRQRLTPEKPSHLLEASGLSVGAAASAISSPSSHKRMRRWSEDREAMMTRSLRRLREQIVRARLLAQEASFIAEELSKKTEYLVTLQIPAANLDANRKRDAVLSEPAIQVRRKGKGTQIWALEKMENRLVDMRELYQEWKDFDEDDPLMRSYFKRADPFFDEQENHSLIGVANVFLACLFYDVKLQYAVPIINQKGEVAGRLHVEVWRGTESSDGEGVAKPDTHLSSTDGDAQERKLDCVVKILQATGLPRHLSNFVFCQYHFWGQEEPVFTAPEMAPSSSSSASRDPQCTVVFDSAKELSMPVSEDFVEYLAEGAVAIEVYGHKQVNHRRNLALWDLGVIQAKTRSLRERWSEVTRRLELWVQLMELNEAGVFTAVEVVPAKDVRTGGIFQLRQGQSRRAQVEVRPVPDSGTMPLITASILSVSIGDVKVQQITRNDPKWGGDEDMDSYQEVDLERMREQWLITLTQRQEYLDQQLQKIVSKPDKSEEDVERESQLLECRLTLTEERNAVLVPSAGSGIPGAPVERVPVPGMETHIPVLFLDLSADDFQSSLSAPLAGGLDAQLNGEDDDDFFDLHIVKHCDPEVKVEASWDSTVHECPQLSRVTSAEQRVYLTVRVVVQLSHPAHMQLVLRKRICVNVTGRQGFAQSLLKRMSHRSTIPGCGVTFEIVSNIPGDIHGPEDREMLARLAASAEDDQSADSEAAIEKYLRSVLAVENVLTLDRLRQEVAVREQLAVKGKAARRCLSSPNVNRLSASSLELYSSTHKLNDFKGWDSHQDLSVLPPPTRRTLPSSVSQTLNPETVHSGFAASYLPPVKAVPKLLKSLLPGGKDNSRDQTAVHQQISCPEQERSRIDVFDLLTDSRPGVHSLPRIVVQSASIEEGMSTHQQPVPIEEIIPSDLQTDVPRSVPLPPPIIPETDDSNPSPVSEASSGYMSTSISTATLSEVYTLSWDIPPLGSSRDAEEEENIVTQFSNLPVTTGHESVPGDQSEPQQSSPVSATDQSLPEPDDTLSNSNQNQQKTKPDPVPEADLSSQEPHSAAAHIGSDQLDNSETPKDSVVQDNETKHTEVQLIEPDQTKPATEDLEEPATNSTECEPSPNKEEDPSQLESIVPQHQQPKQNAPDGTQDPAPNLIPAVPVPSSPAPEPSADLQALSKDKEPASEATDLNNTSFLPSSSALDEVQQVAPSAITPAAPLFSPQPCKSGSSAANPFKIQKVKSSDLKSFKPILHEEEGKPAQVDRASSLGTGLNLSVPMESLEIISDSEEGDGAASAVLPEWLKEGEFVTVGSNKTGTVRYVGPTDFAEGTWVGVELEVPAGKNDGSVGGKHYFHCNPGYGVLVRPHRVNRGGAKRRRQQHQQQQQQKRHSANLSGSSPNLAALTALAKGEGGGASTGRSRGENRKSWNT is encoded by the exons ATGGATGACAACAGTCTGAGTCACTCCAATGTAAAGGTCGCTATTCGTGTGCGGCCAATGAACAGGAGAG AAAAAGACctaaaaacaaagtgtgtggtGGAGATGGAGGGCAACCAGACTGTTCTGCATCCAGCCATCACCAATGTAAACAAAGGAGATCCCCG GAATCAGCCAAAG gtcTTTGCATATGACCACTGTTTCTGGTCTATGGATGAATCCCAAAAGGACAAGTTTGCAG GTCAGGATGTTGTGTTCCAGTGCCTTGGACAGAGTCTGCTGGACAATGCCTTCATGGGCTACAATGCCTGCATCTTTGCTTACGGACAGACAG GTTCTGGGAAGTCGTACACCATGATGGGCTCAGCGGAGCAGCCTGGTCTGATCCCCCgactctgcagctctctgttcaGCAGGACTGTGCAGGAGGCCCGCGAAGGAGAGAGCTTCACTGTGGAGGTCTCTTACATGGAGATTTACAACGAGAAGGTTCGGGATCTGCTCGACCCCAAAGG AAGTCGACAAGCACTGAGAGTCAGAGAGCACAAAGTTTTGGGGCCGTATGTTGACGGTTTGTCACGCCTGGCTGTTACAAGCTACAAG GACATAGAGTCTCTGATGTCAGAGGGAAATAAATCTCGCACAGTGGCAGCTACAAACATGAACGAAGAGAGCAGCCGATCCCACGCTGTGTTCAACATCGTCCTCACGCACACACTCATGGACCTACGGTCCGGT ACAAGTGGAGAGAAGGTGAGCAAGCTGGGTCTGGTGGATCTTGCTGGAAGTGAACGAGCAGCAAAGACgggagcagcaggagagaggCTGAAAGAAGGCAGCAACATCAACAA GTCTCTCAGCACTCTGGGTTTAGTTATCTCAGCCTTGGCTGATCAAGGAGTAGGAAAGAACAAAAGCAAGTTTGTTCCCTACAGAGACTCTGTCCTCACCTGGCTGCTcaag GACAGCCTCGGAGGAAACAGCCGCACTGCCATGGTCGCCACCATCAGCCCGGCAGCAGACAACTATGATGAGACTCTGTCCACTCTGCGTTATGCCGACAGGGCTAAGAGCATCATTAACCATGCCGTGGTGAACGAAGACCCGAACGCCAGGATCATCCGTGAGCTCCGGGAGGAAGTCGAGAAGCTCAGGGAGCAGCTCACAGAGGCCGAG TCTATGAAGGCCCCTGAACTGAAGGAGCGACTAGAGGAGTCTGAAAAACTGATCCAAGAAATGACAGTCACCTGGGAGGAGAAACTCAGGAAGACCGAGGATATTGCACAA GAGCGTCAAAAGCAGCTGGAGAGTCTGGGTATCTCTCTTCAGTCATCTGGCATCAGATTGGTGGATGACAAGTGCTTTTTGGTCAACCTCAACGCTGACCCTGCTCTCAATGAGCTGCTGGTCTACTACCTGAAG GAGCACACACGCGTGGGCTCAGCTAACTCTCAGGACATTCAGCTGTGTGGGATGGCCATCCAAGCCGAGCACTGCGTCATCGATGTCACAGAGAACAACAGCGTGGTGCTCACCCATCACCGAAATGCTCG AACATGTGTAAATGGTAATCCAGTCACCAGTCCAGTCCAGCTTCACCACGGGGACAGAATCCTCTGGGGTAACAACCACTTCTTCAG GATCAACCTACCCAGGCATATGGTCCGCGtggggggtgaggaggaggagggtggaagTGCCATGAAGACGTATTTGAGCACCGACCGGCTGGAGGTGGACTTTGACGCGTCCAGCGACGTGTCAAGTGAGCTGAGCTTCAGCTATGAGTTTGCCCAGGCCGAGGTCATGATGAAAGGCATGGGCAACAATG ACCCCTTACAAGCAGTACTACAGACCCTGGAGAGGCAGCATGAGGAGGAGAAGCGCTGTGCTCTAGAGCGCCAAAGGCAGATGTACGAGCAGGAGCTACAGCAGCTTCGCCAGAGACTCACCCCAGAGAAACCCTCCCACCTCCTGGAGGCATCAGGCCTTTCGGTGggtgctgctgcctctgccaTATCATCACCCAGCTCTCACAAACGTATGCGGCGCTGGAGCGAGGACAG AGAGGCGATGATGACTCGAAGCCTGAGGCGTCTCAGGGAGCAGATAGTTCGGGCCAGGCTGTTGGCCCAGGAAGCCAGCTTCATTGCTGAGGAGCTCAGCAAGAAGACAGAGTATCTGGTCACCCTGCAGATACCTGCTGCCAACTTGGATGCCAACAGAAAG CGTGATGCGGTGCTGAGTGAGCCAGCCATCCAGGTCCGTCGTAAAGGCAAAGGGACGCAAATCTGGGCTCTGGAGAAGATGGAGAATAGGttggtggacatgagggagctCTACCAAGAGTGGAAGGACTTTGATGAAGACGACCCT TTGATGCGGTCGTATTTCAAACGTGCCGACCCGTTCTTTGACGAGCAGGAGAATCACAGTCTGATCGGTGTGGCCAATGTTTTCCTGGCCTGCTTGTTCTACGATGTCAAGTTACAGTATGCAGTGCCCATCATCAACCAGAAGGGGGAG gtGGCAGGTCGGCTGCATGTGGAGGTGTGGCGTGGTACAGAGAGCTCTGATGGGGAAGGTGTAGCAAAACCTGACACTCATCTGAGCAGCACTGATGGAGATGCCCAGGAACGCAAACTGGACTGTGTG GTAAAAATCCTCCAGGCCACCGGCCTTCCTCGCCACCTGTCCAATTTCGTCTTCTGTCAATATCACTTCTGGGGGCAGGAGGAGCCAGTGTTCACAGCTCCAGAGATGGCACCATCCAGCTCATCCTCTGCTTCCAGAGACCCTCAGTGTACTGTGGTCTTTGACAGTGCCAAG GAGCTGTCTATGCCAGTATCAGAGGACTTTGTGGAGTACCTGGCTGAGGGCGCGGTGGCCATTGAAGTGTACGGCCACAAACAGGTCAATCATCGCAGGAACCTGGCGCTGTGGGACCTCGGGGTGATTCAAGCCAAGACCAGATCCCTCAGAGAGAG GTGGAGTGAGGTGACCCGTCGGCTGGAGCTGTGGGTGCAACTGATGGAGCTGAATGAGGCGGGCGTGTTCACAGCTGTAGAAGTTGTTCCTGCTAAAGATGTCCGAACAGGAGGAATCTTCCAGCTCAGACAG GGTCAGTCTCGTCGGGCACAGGTGGAGGTGCGTCCAGTACCAGACTCAGGCACCATGCCTCTCATTACAGCCTCCATCCTATCTGTTTCCATCGGGGACGTGAAGGTCCAACAGATCACCAGAAATGATCCAAAATGG GGTGGGGATGAAGACATGGACAGCTATCAA gaggTTGACCTGGAGAGGATGAGGGAACAGTGGTTGATCACTCTCACTCAGAGACAGGAGTATCTggaccagcagctgcagaaaataGTGTCCAAACCAG ATAAGTCAGAGGAAGATGTTGAAAGGGAGTCCCAGCTGCTGGAGTGTCGTCTGACCCTCACGGAAGAACGCAACGCTGTTCTGGTGCCATCGGCTGGCAGTGGCATCCCCGGAGCACCAgtagaaag gGTTCCTGTCCCTGGAATGGAAACACACATTCCTGTCCTGTTCCTGGATCTCAGCG ctgatgATTTCCAGTCCAGTCTTTCAGCTCCATTGGCCGGAGGACTGGATGCACAACTCAACGGGGAGGATGACGATGACTTCTTTGACCTTCATATTGTTAAACACTGTGATCCAGAG GTGAAGGTGGAGGCTTCATGGGACTCGACAGTCCACGAGTGCCCCCAGTTGAGTCGCGTGACGTCCGCTGAGCAGAGAGTCTACCTGACGGTGCGCGTGGTGGTGCAGCTGAGCCACCCTGCTCACATGCAGCTGGTCCTCAGGAAGCGCATCTGTGTCAACGTCACTGGGAGACAG GGTTTTGCCCAGAGTCTCCTGAAGAGAATGTCTCATCGCAGCACCATCCCAGGCTGTGGAGTCACCTTTGAAATTGTTTCCAACATCCCAGGG GATATCCACGgcccagaggacagagagatgcTTGCCAGATTGGCAGCCAGCGCCGAGGACGATCAATCTGCTGACAGCGAGGCTGCCATAGAAAAATACCTCCGCAGCGTCCTAGCAGTGGAGAACGTCCTCACTCTGGACAGACTCAGACAG gaggtGGCTGTAAGGGAACAGCTGGCAGTCAAAGGCAAAGCTGCTAGACGCTGCCTGAGCTCTCCAAACGTCAACAGG CTGTCAGCCAGCAGTCTGGAACTCTACTCCTCCACTCATAAGCTCAATGACTTCAAG ggGTGGGACAGCCATCAAGACCTTTCCGTGTTGCCTCCCCCAACCAGACGTACACTGCCCAGCTCTGTGTCTCAGACCCTGAACCCAGAGACAG tgCATTCAGGCTTTGCTGCATCTTATCTCCCTCCAGTGAAGGCCGTACCCAAGCTGCTCAAGTCACTGCTTCCTGGTGGGAAGGATAATAGCAGAGACCAGACAGCTGTCCATCAGCAG ATTTCATGTCCTGAGCAGGAGAGGAGTAGGATAGATGTGTTTGACCTGCTGACTGACAGTAGACCTGGTGTCCAT AGTCTGCCGCGTATCGTGGTGCAGTCAGCCAGCATCGAAGAGGGCATGAGTACACATCAGCAGCCG GTTCCCATTGAGGAAATCATTCCTTCAGACCTCCAGACAGACGTTCCCAGGTCCGTGCCCCTCCCACCGCCAATCATCCCAGAGACAGACGACTCCAACCCCAGCCCAGTAAGCGAAGCCTCCAGCGGCTACATGTCGACCAGCATATCTACAGCCACGCTGTCTGAGGTCTACACTCTGAGCTGGGACATTCCTCCATTAGGCTCCAGCagagatgcagaggaagaggaaaatatTGTCACACAGTTTTCAAATCTTCCTGTCACCACTGGTCATGAATCTGTTCCTGGTGACCAGTCAGAGCCTCAGCAgtcttcacctgtgtctgcGACTGACCAATCGCTGCCTGAACCAGACGACACTCTGTCTAATTCAAACCAGAATCAACAAAAAACTAAACCTGATCCAGTTCCAGAAGCTGATTTATCAAGCCAAGAACCACATTCAGCAGCTGCCCACATTGGATCAGATCAACTAGACAATTCAGAGACACCTAAAGACTCAGTGGTACAAGACAATGAAACCAAACATACAGAGGTACAGCTGATAGAACCCGACCAAACCAAACCAGCCACAGAAGATCTGGAGGAGCCTgccacaaacagcacagagtgtGAACCCTCACCTAACAAGGAAGAAGACCCGAGTCAATTGGAATCTATTGTCCCACAGCACCAGCAGCCCAAACAAAACGCTCCTGATGGTACACAAGATCCAGCTCCAAACCTGATCCCAGCAGTACCTGTACCTTCAAGTCCTGCTCCAGAACCCTCTGCTGATCTTCAAGCTTTATCCAAGGACAAAGAGCCAGCTTCCGAAGCCACAGATTTAAATAACACCTCCTTCCTGCCCTCATCCTCAGCCCTCGATGAGGTCCAGCAGGTAGCCCCTTCTGCTATAACACCTGCAGCCCCTCTGTTCAGTCCTCAGCCTTGCAAATCTGGCTCCTCAGCAGCGAACCCATTCAAGATCCAGAAAGTCAAGTCTTCAGACCTCAAGTCCTTTAAGCCTATTTTGCATGAGGAAGAGGGTAAACCTGCACAGGTGGATCGAGCCAGCAGCCTCGGGACAGGACTAAACCTCTCAGTGCCGATGGAAAGCCTGGAGATTATCTCGGACTCTGAGGAAGGAGATGGAGCTGCTTCTGCTGTTCTTCCTGAGTGGCTGAAAGAGGGGGAGTTTGTGACTGTGGGGTCAAATAAGACCGGAACAGTACGATATGTAGGACCCACAGATTTTGCAGAGGGGACCTGGGTTGGAGTGGAACTGGAGGTACCAGCAG GAAAGAACGATGGCTCGGTGGGCGGTAAGCACTACTTCCACTGTAACCCTGGTTACGGAGTGCTGGTAAGACCTCACAGAGTGAACCGTGGTGGTGCCAAACGCCGTCGCcagcaacatcagcagcagcagcagcaaaagcgTCATAGTGCCAACTTGTCTGGTTCCAGCCCAAACCTGGCAGCTCTTACTGCTCTGGCCAAAGGTGAGGGAGGCGGAGCATCGACCGGCCGCAGCAGAGGAGAGAACCGGAAGTCATGGAACACTTGA